TTGGATAGAAGCGTTTACCCATAACTCTTTGATGGGATTAGAGTAGGTGTGTCCATAAAGAAGAATGAAGTAGCCACCCCTTTCTTGTTGAAAGACTACCTTTTGAATATCATAGCCAAGATCTAACAACTCTTCAGAATCAATCAGCCTTTCATTGATTAGTCCTATCTGCTTCTTAATATCAGAAAATAGTTCTAGAAGCCATCTCAGGTTGAGTGATCAGACAAAGAGAAAGGAAGAAATAAAACTATTTTGGAATAAAATAGATTCTCAAAGATATAGCCAAGACTAATGCAAGACAACTGCTTTGCATAGAGACTTACTCAACGACAgtctttaaaaaaactaaaacaatttagaagtacaaaaaataaaataggtgAGCTATTAAAACATATGAAAAGACAAggtaaaaacaaaagaaagatgACAAAGAGAGAAGTACAAAAGAAAATTAATGAGGTTCACATCATTACCCAAAAAACTTTAACCTTATAGAGTACTATGAAGGAAAGACAATTATATGAAGTATGGAATCTTGAGTGAAATAGTTGTCATCAGATGACAACAAGATTTTCCACTAAATTATTATAAGAATTAAATAATCCATTCTTAAGTGTCAAGACCTGAAGTATTTCAAAAATCACTTTTCATCAGAGTTACTTTTTCAAACTCTGACCGAAGGTACTTCTGTCTTACAACAAACTATGATACTCAATCTAGATTATTATAAGAATTAAATAATCCATTCTATGTATCAACTTATTTTATAACAATTTGTATGATGTATTAAATAACCACGTCGGACATCATATGGTCTGAATATGTCTTTATAAGTGGAGGCAATCTTTATCCTACAAAACTGGCTTGTAAGTTATAagttctttcaatgctctatctctaaCTAATGTGGGACTTGAAATATTTCCAATACACCCTTCACGTCCAATACTCTTTTAGGCTTGGTGAGTTGATTTAAACGGTGGACGACCCATGATCCAATCTATAGACTCTGATACCATCTTTTTTAAGGCTCTATCTTCAACCAGTGTGAGACTTTAAATATTCTTAATACACACGTCCAACATTCTTTTTGGAGAATCTTTTCAATACACCCCTTACGTCTAACATTCTTTTTGGACTTAGTATGTGGACTTATACGGTGGACAACACAAGTTTCGATTGATAAGCTCTGATAACATATGATAACATATGTATAAGAGTTAACTCTTACAAATTTAATATCCTTACAAAACCAAATTTATAGGTTAAGAATTAACTCCAATTACAAAGACATGTTGATGTCATATATTATACATGTGaatagggctggaaatgagtcgagtcgagtcgaactcgcctcagctcagtttgactcgttaagaattggccgagttcgagttcgagttcatgacgaacttttttttcagctcaaactcgactcgttaagaattggccgagtttgaaTTCGAGTTCGAGTCTATCTCGAACTTTTTTCTAggtcaaactcgacttgttagaagttcacgacCATCTCGATTCAACTCgttaggtttatcttgttaggttcaactcgcttatttcacgaacttaaaagtaattttttaaagtctatttttttatatatttatttgacatttaaaattaatattttttaaataaaaaatatagaaataaaattaaagttataagattggaattcatacgatgttaattttatttgcataattatttgtagaaatattttactcactagagaatataaattatcaattaaaaccgttagattaaaataaaatatgataccaagatttagaaaaaatatttaaacctactcttaaatacaatataatctatctcatatataatcgagttgactcatgaacctaacgagtcgagctatgtatagttcaagttcagctcattgatttagttaacgaacttagtttttaacttatactcagctcatttggttcatgaacctagttcaacgatttaattttcgaatcgagtttcaaactattttcgagttagtttggttcattgccagccctacATGTGAATAAGCTCTTACAAATTTAACCATACAATTATAATATctcaaaattaaatttaaaataaatatttaaatattaaaaataaaataaaatatttaagtgaACAACATGAATATTTATGAGTATTTGacacttaaattaaagagaaaaaaggatatgcactgaccgtgtaaaatatttttacactgtcaaccaatcacaaccatgcatccaattaaaacacaattttaatttaaaaaaattaatatgacatggcaagtgtaagaattttgattggatgtatgtgtaaagtttgtttacaccgtcagtgcactacctttaaactctaaaTTAAATTATATCCTCAAATTATTCAATTAAGATTATATTTTTACATATGCATAAAGCCTAGCTTAGTCAATTAATCTTTGATGagtaaaatgaaatgaaattaatCCCACGAGCGTAGTTAACACGTCGTGATACCAGTGTGTTGCGGTGACAACATCACATTCAGAATcagatctcttcttcttcttcattcatcCAAATTTCTCAATTCTTCTGTAACAGATTCAACAATGTCGAAACCCTACATTCCCTTCCTCCTCCTCTTCTCCGCCCTCCTCCTCCTCTCCCCCTCCTCCGCCGAAATCAAATCCCTCACAATCACCACCGACACCCGCCCCATGATCCTCTTCGAAAAATTCGGTTTCAACCACAAAGGCCACGTCAACATCTCCGTCTCCTCCGTCTCCGTCGCCCTCCTCTCCTCCTCCTCCCAACCCGAATCCTCCCGCCTCGGCTTCTTCCTCCTCAACGAAGAAACCCTCCTCCAAGTCCTCATCGAGATCCAACAAAACCCCTCCTTCTGCGTCCTCGATTCCCACTACATCTTCCGTCTCTTCACATTCCGTGACCTTTCCCCTCCTCCATCAGCCTCCTTCAGCCGCTCTTACCCCGTCACTTCCCCTAACGAATACAGCCTCTTCTTCGCTAATTGCGCTCCGCAAACCTCCGTCTCCATGGTCGTCCGCACCGAGATTTTCAATCTCGATTCGGACGGCTCCAAGGACTATCTCTCCGCCGGACAAACTCAACTCCCTtcaatcttcttcctcttctttctcgcATACCTAACTTTCTTCATCTTCTGGGTCTACACTTGTTCCACCAATAAACACTCTGTTCACAGAATTCATCTCTTAATGGCGGTTTTGCTTCTTATGAAGGCTTTGAATCTCATCTGTGCTGCAGAGGATAAGCATTACGTTAAAGTCACTGGTTTACCTCATGGATGGGATGTGTTGTTCTACATTTTCCAGTTCATTCGTGTTGTTGTGTTGTTTACTGTTATCGTTTTGATCGGTACCGGTTGGTCTTTTCTTAAGCCGTTTTTGCAGGATAGGGAGAAGAAGGTGTTGATGATTGTGATCCCTCTTCAGGTTCTGGCTAATTTGGCTTCTGTTGTGATTGGTGAGACGGGTCCTTTTATCAAAGATTGGGTTACTTGGAATCAGGTGTTTTTGCTTGTTGATATTATTTGTTGCTGTGCTATTATTTTCCCTATTGTTTGGTCGATAAGATCGCTTAGGGAGACGTCGAAAACGGATGGGAAAGCTTCGAGGAATCTTGCGAAGTTGACGCTATTTAGGCAGTTTTATATTGTTGTTATTGGGTATCTGTATTTTACGCGAATTGTTGTGTTTGCTTTGAGGACTATTGCGGCTTATAAGTATCAATGGGTGAGTAATGCTGCTGAGGAAACTGCGAGTCTTGTTTTCTATATTGTTATGTTCTACATGTTTAGACCTGTGGAGAAGAATGAGTACTTTGTTCTTgatgaggaggaagaggaagcTGCTGAGATAGCTCTCAGGGATGAAGAGTTTGAGCTTTGAAGCTTCTGGTTATGGAATTTTGCAACCATCCCttttttgttgacctttttgCCATGGCAAATTTGATACTGTATTTTTATCTAGCTTACCCTTTTCTTCATTGTTACCCTATCCCCTCCAAGCCTTCAAATTGTGAAGAGTAGAAAAATGTCTATAAAGGAATACTCAATACTTCCTGTATGTTTAGTTTCCTTTTGTTGatggtgttgttgttgatgaattaTGTGGGATACACAAAGCTTATATATGTATGTATCTTGAGAAATTGTACACTCAATTATATTACTGAATTGATCTTTTACTTATCATTCGTAAGTGGAGTTTCTTGATTGAGAATATTTTGATAGCATAGTGTTAGAAACAAACTATTTTCACATTCACTTTTTTAAGGGTGAGATCAACATAGATTTCACATCAACAAGAGAGTGAGTGTTAGAGAAATGTTCCTAGCACTCTTTTTTGTTGTTGAGGATGGTTGATATACATTTTTGCATTCGATGATGGATTTCTTGCCTctcctttttcaattttttcatgtTCATACATTATTGTTGGCCTTCCTTTACATTCAGCACTCTGCAATTGCATCTCATGTGTTTTCATATAAGAGTGCTAGTCATATACTCTTTATGTTTCATTAGGCATTTCTTTCTGTAATTCATAGTCATTCATACttattttagtataaataagaTATTGACAATAAAGTGCTGGTCATGTACTCTTTTTGTTTCATTAGGCATTTCTTTATGTAATTGATACTCATTCATTCTTATTACAATGAGATAATGAGAATAAAGTGGTTAATTCCATTAATGTTTTCAGATTTTCCATTTATTGACATGTCCATCATTATCCAAAGTACTCTTGATCCATTTGCAAATGGAACTCCAAACACCTGCAAAATCTGAACACTCGAAGAAAAGGTGAGAACCGACTCGTTCCTCCCTCACTCTCTAGCACATCACATTTAACTTAAGTTGATGGCTACATGAACTTGCACATGGCACACCTTGAATTGTATATAGAGCAACTTAGGAAAGCTTCACTGATGGGTGTGTGAGTGGGGTTTTTACTTGTTAGTCATAGTGTATGTGTGATATTATGGTTGTTGAACATGATTCTGACAAACCCACTATGCAGATAAACTCATGGTACTTGATTTGTTACATGTAAATCTCTTGAGTGAGTGAGATTCTCCCAACAAAAACGATATCTTTTAAGTCAGCCTACAACTTGGTCTCTCAATTATCAACATATTTTCTTTATTCTTGAAGTGTATAACAATTCGTTTGGTTATTCCATAATGTGTACAAAGTTTGGACTCAAATGAAAAGGAATGCACATAAAAAGTTTGATTGTATTGCAAATTTTATCATCATACAGATATGGGAATGTATTGCAAGATTCTCGAGAATGCAACTTGCTCAAAAAGATTGTTTTATACTTTGCAACTAGTAGAGAAAAACATAATAATCACATAAACATTTTCTCTCTTTATGCGAACACATATCGGGCGAAATTAAATAATTCTTTGAAATGATTAACTTACACATCTATTCACGTAGCAAAACACAGCTCTTGAAGTTCCTTCAAAGCTTTTTTTTATTTCAGTGTTGTTATTAAAAAGAACTGAATGCTGATGGTCTCTAAATCCGTCTAAATGTGTAGCTGGCTTGACAACCATGGAAGGGTAGTTTCACATACAATCTTACACATGCAACTAATAAAAACTCTTATATTTGCTGTGTCAtttcagtattttaaaaataaaattaggatttATTGTGATACATGTTCTTCATTGGTGACAGTGTAaatatattttacactgtcagtgtattttcttttttctattattattatatattattattattattattattattattattattattattattattattattattatcgaaATTATCTTAATTTTGGGAAATATCAACAAGAGAAAGAACGATTTAGGATTGTAATTTAATATAACCTAGTGAGTATATGATTATCGAAGTACAAATTTTTAACTTATTTATGGATGCTTCAAGAAGAGAAAAACGAGTGACTTAAAGTGTTAggattaagaattttttttttgtttttttgtaataATCTTGAGAAAGGTAGCGATTCTATATATTTGTTAATGGTTggatcgagtttttttttttttttttgaaatatgattTGTGAGACATA
The Vicia villosa cultivar HV-30 ecotype Madison, WI linkage group LG6, Vvil1.0, whole genome shotgun sequence genome window above contains:
- the LOC131610288 gene encoding protein CANDIDATE G-PROTEIN COUPLED RECEPTOR 7-like, whose product is MSKPYIPFLLLFSALLLLSPSSAEIKSLTITTDTRPMILFEKFGFNHKGHVNISVSSVSVALLSSSSQPESSRLGFFLLNEETLLQVLIEIQQNPSFCVLDSHYIFRLFTFRDLSPPPSASFSRSYPVTSPNEYSLFFANCAPQTSVSMVVRTEIFNLDSDGSKDYLSAGQTQLPSIFFLFFLAYLTFFIFWVYTCSTNKHSVHRIHLLMAVLLLMKALNLICAAEDKHYVKVTGLPHGWDVLFYIFQFIRVVVLFTVIVLIGTGWSFLKPFLQDREKKVLMIVIPLQVLANLASVVIGETGPFIKDWVTWNQVFLLVDIICCCAIIFPIVWSIRSLRETSKTDGKASRNLAKLTLFRQFYIVVIGYLYFTRIVVFALRTIAAYKYQWVSNAAEETASLVFYIVMFYMFRPVEKNEYFVLDEEEEEAAEIALRDEEFEL